The following coding sequences are from one Hyalangium gracile window:
- a CDS encoding DUF6484 domain-containing protein: protein MGVDGEGRPLVDFQGNRHGPRAARRTLPMEPETLQRAGAQRQGVMLLFENGDPRLPVIIGLYQAESATPLLDAMLEEPSPEAPPEPEPSPEQPMEAQVDGKRVVIEAADEVVLKCGQASITLRRNGKLILKGTYVETHSTGVNRIKGGSVQIN from the coding sequence GTGGGAGTGGATGGCGAGGGGCGCCCGCTGGTGGACTTTCAAGGTAACCGCCATGGTCCCCGCGCCGCGCGAAGAACGCTCCCGATGGAACCGGAGACCCTACAGCGCGCGGGAGCCCAGCGCCAGGGAGTGATGCTGCTCTTCGAGAACGGCGATCCGCGCCTGCCGGTGATCATCGGCCTCTACCAGGCGGAGAGCGCCACGCCGCTGCTGGACGCGATGCTCGAGGAGCCGAGCCCGGAGGCTCCACCCGAACCCGAGCCTTCCCCAGAGCAGCCCATGGAAGCCCAGGTGGACGGCAAGCGGGTGGTCATCGAGGCAGCCGACGAGGTCGTCCTGAAGTGCGGCCAGGCCAGCATCACCCTGCGCCGTAACGGCAAGCTGATCCTCAAGGGGACCTACGTCGAGACCCACTCGACGGGCGTGAACCGCATCAAGGGCGGCAGCGTCCAGATCAACTGA
- a CDS encoding radical SAM protein, producing MAKSLYLINPRCDIPSYLSGEAYSAWGLPRTAVVADLALPTVAAMAQHKLDVTLCDEFIQDIDFDTPADYVGLTGKVSQWGRMQVLAAEFRKRGKKVLIGGPHASLSPELVQPHADILVVGEMEEIAEQVFSDLAEGRFKERYTGTRPELSTSPLPRWDLYPNDRALMASVQTSRGCPFQCEFCDVIQYLGRKQRHKAVGQVLAELDIVYRYGYRVVFLCDDNFTIYRSRAKELLQALKEWNLSQRQGKVEFVTQISIDAAADEEMLRMCAEAGLTNVFIGIETPNEDSLRETKKRQNTGIDLVERIRRFAQHGILVIGGMMVGFDSDGPDIFERQFRFASATTIPVFTLGALVAPAATPLHARMRAEGRLLESEDVKGASVPWSTNIVPRQMSREQLMAGIQWLANNLYSPASFEARIRQFIDSLGERRDPRHLSAGEPPFVRQLDMDSMELMSALPRLGREETAMFSSVMRYARTKPQSISFVSTVLLQYLSIRHMYKEGGLWEPHLSRAAAPMPVPLKVGTPASAAVTR from the coding sequence GTGGCCAAGTCGCTCTATCTGATCAACCCGCGGTGCGACATTCCCAGCTACCTCAGCGGTGAGGCCTACTCCGCCTGGGGCCTCCCCCGGACGGCCGTCGTGGCGGACCTCGCCCTCCCCACCGTCGCCGCCATGGCCCAGCACAAGCTCGACGTCACCCTGTGCGACGAGTTCATCCAGGACATCGACTTCGACACTCCCGCCGACTACGTCGGCCTCACCGGCAAGGTCAGCCAGTGGGGACGCATGCAGGTCCTCGCCGCCGAGTTCCGCAAGCGTGGCAAGAAGGTCCTCATCGGTGGCCCTCACGCCAGCCTCAGCCCCGAGCTCGTCCAGCCCCACGCCGACATCCTCGTCGTCGGGGAGATGGAGGAGATCGCCGAGCAGGTGTTCTCCGATCTCGCCGAGGGCCGCTTCAAGGAGCGCTACACCGGCACCCGCCCGGAGCTCTCCACCTCGCCCCTCCCTCGGTGGGATCTCTACCCGAACGACCGCGCGCTCATGGCCAGCGTGCAGACCTCTCGCGGGTGCCCCTTCCAGTGCGAGTTCTGCGACGTCATCCAGTACCTGGGCCGCAAGCAGCGCCACAAGGCCGTCGGCCAGGTGCTCGCCGAGCTCGACATCGTCTACCGCTACGGCTACCGCGTCGTCTTCCTCTGCGACGACAACTTCACCATCTACCGCTCTCGCGCCAAGGAGCTGCTCCAGGCCCTCAAGGAGTGGAACCTCTCCCAGCGACAGGGCAAGGTGGAGTTCGTCACCCAGATCTCCATCGACGCCGCCGCGGACGAGGAGATGCTTCGCATGTGCGCCGAGGCCGGCCTCACCAACGTCTTCATCGGCATCGAGACGCCCAATGAGGACAGCCTCCGCGAGACCAAGAAGCGCCAGAACACCGGCATCGATCTCGTCGAGCGCATCCGCCGCTTCGCCCAGCATGGCATCCTCGTCATCGGCGGGATGATGGTCGGCTTCGACTCGGATGGCCCCGACATCTTCGAGCGCCAGTTCCGCTTCGCCTCCGCCACCACCATCCCCGTCTTCACGCTCGGCGCGCTGGTGGCTCCGGCCGCCACGCCGCTGCATGCCCGTATGCGTGCCGAGGGCCGCCTGCTCGAGTCCGAGGATGTGAAGGGCGCCTCCGTGCCCTGGAGCACCAACATCGTCCCTCGCCAGATGAGCCGCGAGCAGCTCATGGCCGGCATCCAGTGGCTGGCCAACAACCTCTACAGCCCCGCCTCCTTCGAGGCGCGCATCCGCCAGTTCATCGACTCGCTCGGCGAGCGCCGCGATCCGCGTCACCTGTCCGCTGGCGAGCCCCCCTTCGTGCGCCAGCTCGACATGGACAGCATGGAGCTGATGAGCGCCCTGCCTCGCCTCGGCCGCGAGGAGACCGCCATGTTCAGCTCCGTCATGCGGTACGCCCGGACGAAGCCCCAGTCCATCAGCTTCGTGAGCACCGTGCTCCTGCAGTACCTGAGCATCCGGCACATGTACAAGGAAGGTGGCCTCTGGGAGCCCCACCTGTCCCGCGCCGCCGCGCCCATGCCCGTGCCCCTCAAGGTCGGCACTCCGGCCAGCGCCGCCGTCACCCGCTGA
- a CDS encoding DUF7716 domain-containing protein produces MSSGQLTTLGKILRAIKEPTRGYALYMRGGLPWAAHSEACILERDLYSDDLPPFAEANGLVKILSAAQVLEVVDNARLQKPNVSEQELVEALAHYCNRDAFIEFSG; encoded by the coding sequence TTGAGTTCAGGTCAGTTGACGACGCTGGGGAAGATTTTGCGCGCGATCAAGGAACCGACGAGAGGATATGCGCTCTACATGCGAGGCGGACTGCCTTGGGCAGCCCATAGTGAGGCGTGCATCCTGGAGCGCGACCTCTACTCGGACGACCTTCCTCCGTTTGCCGAGGCCAATGGGTTGGTCAAGATTCTGTCCGCTGCCCAGGTGCTCGAGGTCGTTGATAATGCTCGTCTGCAGAAGCCCAACGTCAGTGAGCAAGAGTTGGTTGAGGCACTGGCTCATTACTGCAATCGCGATGCCTTCATTGAATTCAGTGGTTGA
- a CDS encoding DUF6484 domain-containing protein, giving the protein MTSAPSSKPGAAATETLELITTPRTGWLVGVDGEGRPLVDFEGNRHGPSAARRTLPLEPEALRSAVAQRQGVMLLFENGDPRLPVIIGLYQAESATPLLDAMLEEPSPEAPPEPEPSPTQPMEAHVDGKRVVIEAADEVVLKCGQASITLRRNGKLILKGTYVETHSTGVNRIKGGSVQIN; this is encoded by the coding sequence ATGACTTCAGCGCCCTCCTCGAAACCTGGAGCCGCGGCCACCGAGACGCTCGAGCTCATCACGACGCCGCGAACAGGCTGGCTCGTGGGAGTGGATGGCGAGGGGCGACCGCTGGTGGACTTCGAGGGCAACCGCCATGGCCCCAGCGCCGCGCGAAGAACCCTCCCGCTGGAGCCGGAGGCCCTGCGGAGCGCGGTAGCCCAGCGCCAGGGCGTCATGCTGCTCTTCGAGAACGGCGACCCGCGCCTGCCGGTGATCATCGGCCTCTACCAGGCGGAGAGCGCCACCCCACTGCTGGACGCGATGCTCGAGGAGCCCAGCCCGGAGGCCCCACCCGAGCCCGAGCCCTCCCCAACGCAGCCCATGGAGGCCCACGTGGACGGCAAGCGGGTGGTCATCGAGGCAGCCGACGAGGTCGTCCTGAAGTGTGGCCAGGCCAGCATCACCCTGCGCCGTAACGGCAAGCTCATCCTCAAGGGGACCTACGTCGAGACGCACTCGACGGGGGTGAACCGCATCAAGGGCGGCAGCGTCCAGATCAACTGA
- a CDS encoding DUF6484 domain-containing protein → MGVDGEGRPLVGFQGNRHGPRAARRTLPMEPEALQRAVAQRQGVMLLFENGDPRLPVIIGLYQAESATPLLDAMLEEPSPEAPPEPEPSPEQPMEAHVDGKRVVIEAADEVVPKCGQASITLRRNGKLILKGTYVETHSTGVNRIKGGSVQIN, encoded by the coding sequence GTGGGAGTGGATGGCGAGGGGCGACCGCTGGTGGGCTTTCAGGGTAACCGCCATGGTCCCCGCGCCGCGCGAAGAACGCTCCCGATGGAACCGGAGGCCCTACAGCGCGCGGTAGCCCAGCGCCAGGGAGTGATGCTGCTCTTCGAGAACGGCGATCCGCGCCTGCCGGTGATCATCGGCCTCTACCAGGCGGAGAGCGCCACCCCGCTGCTGGACGCGATGCTCGAGGAGCCCAGCCCGGAGGCTCCACCCGAACCCGAGCCTTCCCCAGAGCAGCCCATGGAGGCCCACGTGGACGGCAAGCGGGTGGTCATCGAGGCAGCCGACGAGGTCGTCCCGAAGTGTGGCCAGGCCAGCATCACCCTGCGCCGTAACGGCAAGCTCATCCTCAAGGGGACCTACGTCGAGACCCACTCGACGGGGGTGAACCGCATCAAGGGCGGCAGCGTCCAGATCAACTGA